The window ACCTGCCCTTGCGTGATTATCCCGGCACCAACACCTCCTTTCAGTACGTAGCATTTGGCTGGGGCGATAAGGGCTTTTACCTGCACACCCCGCAATGGAGTGACCTTACCTTATCTACCGCCGCAAATGCTATTCTATGGCCAAGCCCTACCGCCATGCATGTAACCTACTACAGAAGGCCTCCTGTACCCGGAGATAAAGTAAGGCGACTGATGCTGGACACTGAGCAGTACCAGCAGCTGGTCCGCTACATACAGGAGAGCTTCGAAACCACAGAAGACGGGAGATTCATACTCATTACAGATGCAGGTTACTCTGCTTTCGATAATTTTTACGAGGCCGAAGGCAGCTACAGCTTTCTGTACACCTGCAACAATTGGGTAAACGAAGGATTAAAAAAGATAGGTGTTAAAACCTCTCTCTGGACTCCCTTCGATAAAGGTATTATGTACCACCTGGAATAGTAGTGGGTAGTGAGTAGTAAGTATCATTCACTCATTCACCGCAACGGCTATGCGCCCCGGGCAGACCGTTCATTCAAAATAACTGGCACAGGGGCAGAAGTTTTCTTAACTTCGTTGTTTAAAGCGCAATTAGCTTATTATGGCTGTTAACCTGCAAGCAATTAAAGACGAAATTTTAGCCTATACTGTCTCTACAGAAGAAGACCTGGAGCAATTCCGGAGGCAGTATATTGGCCGTAATAATATGATCGCAGCACTTTTTGCTGAAATGAAAAACCTGCCTGTCGAAGAGCGTAAATCATACGGCCAGCAGATCAACGAGCTAAAAGATGCTGCAACAGATAAATTCGGAGCCCTGATTGCCCAGCTGGAGGCAAACGGACAGCAGCAACAGGAGGAGCATCCTGATCTTAGCCTGCCTCCCCGGCCCGATGCGCTGGGTGGCATCCATCCTATTACCGCTACCAGGCGTCAGATTATCCGCATCTTTGAACGGGTTGGTTTCAACGTTTCCGAAGGACCTGAAATTGAAGACGACTGGCATAACTTTTCAGCCCTGAATTTTCCGGAAAACCATCCTGCCCGTGAAATGCAGGATACCTTCTTCATTGAAAAGAAGCCAGATATTGCCCTGCGCACCCACACCTCTTCGGTGCAGGTACGGGTTATGGAAGGCCAGAAACCTCCTATCCGCACACTCTCTCCCGGCAGGGTGTACCGCAATGAGGCTATCTCTGCCCGTGCTCACTGTGTTTTCCACCAGGTAGAGGGCCTTTTCATTGATAAAGGCGTAAGCTTTGCCGATCTGAAACAAACCCTTTATTATTTTGCCAAAGAAATGTTCGGGCAAAACATTAAAGTACGTTTCAGACCTTCCTACTTTCCTTTCACCGAGCCCAGCGCCGAGATGGACATTAGCTGCCTTATCTGCGGCGGATCCGGCTGCAACGTCTGCAAACATTCAGGCTGGGTAGAGATTCTGGGATCCGGCATGGTAGATCCGGCCGTGCTGCAAAATTGCGGCATAGATCCTGAGGAGTACAGCGGCTTTGCCTTTGGTATGGGCATTGAGCGTATTACCATGCTTAAATACGGCATAAAAGATCTGCGTTTATTTACCGAAAATGATGTGCGCTTTTTGCGCCAGTTCCGTTCGTTGATTTAGAGGCTTGGAAAATGAGTTGTGTGGTATGAGGTTATCCGGCGGGGTGCCCAACTGCTACGGGATCATGAAAATTGTGCTTCAGTTAATACTTTTATACGAGATCAGGCACTAGCATAGGACTTCATACCTTATACTTTGTGCTCAACTATCTGCTTACTTAAACATTTTTTATGCAGTTAAAGAATATTAAAACGGTTGGTGTGGTGGGCGCAGGCACAATGGGCCTTGGTATTGCCCAGGTTTGTGCGCTGGCAGGCTACACCACCCTCATTTTTGATGCACGACAGGAAGCAGTAGCAGCTGCCATGCGCAAGATTGAAGAAAACCTTGACAAGGGCATCGAGAAAAAAAAGCTGACAAGGAAGCAAAAAGACAAAGCCCTGAACAGGCTGGAGCCTGTTGTTCATATTAAGGGCATGGTAGCTGATCTGATTATTGAGGCCGTTGTGGAACGACTGGATGTAAAGCATCAGATCTTTGAATTCCTGGAAAAAAATAACAGCCCGGAAACCATCCTGGCCACCAATACCTCCTCTATACCGGTTACACGCATTGCTGCTTCTTTAAAACACCCCGAGCGGGTAGTGGGCATGCACTTTTTCAACCCGGCCCACATCATGAAACTGGTGGAGGTAATTGCCGGTGCCGAAACCAGCGATAAGGTAACAAAGGTAAGCAAGGCCTTTGCAGAAAAACTTGGTAAAACTGCCATAATTGCAAAAGATGCGCCCGGCTTTATCGTTAACAGGGTAGCACGCCATTACTATGTAGAAAGTCTGCTCCTGGCCGAAGAGAACATTGCCGATTTTGACGCCATAGATGATTTGCTGGAAGCCAGTGGTTTTAAGATGGGCCCTTTCAGGCTCATGGACCTGATTGGGGTAGACACTAATTTTTCTGTGACCACCTCTATGTATAATGCTTTCTGGCAGGCACCAAAGTTCAGACCCAGCCGCTTGCAACAGTTAAAGGTAGATGCCGGCCATACAGGCCGTAAAAGTGGCCGTGGGTTTTATACTTATGAAGAAGATAAAAGTTAACATTCCTTTATTATTTTCTTTTTTGCTGCTGATAGCTGCTGCCTGCTCAGGAGAAGATGAGCCTCAGGCTGAGATTCCATTTGTGGCGGTAGATATTGAATTTAACCTGCTGGACCTGCGCTATCAGGACTTACACACCAATGGCTGGATGTACATGAACGGAGGCGTGCGCGGCCTTATCATCATCAAAGAAAGCAACAACCGCTACCTGGCGCTTGAGCGGGCCTGCCCTTACCACCCGCAGGAAACCTGTGCTCAGGTAGATGTACACAGTTCTGGCTTCTACCTGCTGGATGACTGCTGCGGCTCCCGCTTTGATAAAGCAGGAAATGTTACTACGGGTCCTGCCCGCCAGCCGTTGCTCCAGTATAGTACCTACCAGAACGGAAATTATCTGATCATCAGAAATTAGCCCCTTCTTTTGCTGCCCTGCTCCCTGCAACTATTTTTATTTTAAAGGGGTAAGTATAGCTGTAACCAAACCCGTTCAGCTATGACGAAAGACCACGGCAACCAGATTAAAAACGATAAGCAATATGAAGCGCTGCGTGATCAGGGGTACAGCAAAGAAAAATCTGCCCGCATTGCCAATGCAGATGCGCATGAAACAGGCAAAAAGGGCGGTAGCAGCAGTAAGTATGAGGACAGAACCAAAGAGGAGCTTTATCAGAAAGCTAAGGAGGTAGGTATTAAAGGGCGCTCAAAAATGAGCAAAGAAGAACTGATCGATGCGCTGAGAAACCACTGATTTTTATAGTGACAGGCCTGCAAGTGCTTTTCTGGCAGCAGGCAACACCCTGCCTTCAAATACCTCAGGCCATGGGTTTCGCTTATTGTTATTTACCATCAGTTCCATTTCCTGCAAACACAGGGCCGGCACACGTTTTCTGCCAAACTTCAGCTCCCGCAGCTCGCCATCAATCAGGTGCTTGGCCTTGGTGGGCGATACATCAAAAAACAAACTGATAGTTTCCAGGCCGCTTAACAAGATCACTTTAGGCTGGGCAAGCAAAACCTCGTCTTCCAGCCACGGCAGGCTTTTTTCGCCCCATTCCTTAAAATTGAACTCATCCGGGGCTACCTTAAAGTTACCCAGCTTGTTGTACTTAACCACATCTTTGCTGCTGAAGAGGTAAACCTTGATCAAGGTGGTTATCCAGCTGCTGCTGCGCTCCAGGCCCAGCTTTTCCAGCACCTCATCCAGGTATTCACTACCCCCGATGCGTTTTATCTCCCGGCCATCAAAAAAGTGCTCATCTGAATAGGGAAAGTTCGCGCTGTATAAGGGTACCTCTTTCTGGTCTTTTACTTCGTAAGTTTTAGCAGGCGGATAAAAACCAACGACCATTGCCCCGCCAACAGCAGTCTCTGCAGGAACAACCACCTCCACAGGGTTTCCCCACAGGTAACTGCGCTCTGCAGGATAGCCGATACTTTTTTTGTACTGGCGATAACATTTCTTCTGGTAAGCTTGAATTTCCATGACACAACTAGGTAGAAGTTAAAAAAAGAAGGAAACAAACAGACACCCAAGAGAAATTAATACTACCTGGCCTTCTTCAGATACACATGATTTGGGGCTGGTATTTACAGCAACCGCTCTATGATGCTGTCAACCGTATAACCTTCGGCATCAGCTTTAAAGTTCCGCACCAGGCGGTGACGTAAGATTGGCTTTGCTACCGCCTGAACATCCTCAATATCAGGAGAGTACTTACCATTTAACAATGCATTACATTTAGCACCAAGCACCATGTTTTGCGAGGCGCGGGGTCCTGCCCCCCATTCCAGGTACTGGTTGGCCAGCTCGTGTGCTCCCGCCCTGCCCGGACGGGTCTTGTGCACCAGCTTAACTGCGTATTCTATTACATTATCGGCAATTGGCACCTGTCTTACCAGCTGTTGGTAAAATAAAATTTCTTCGGCCGTAAGTATCTGGTTTACCGTTGCCTGGTTGGCAGTGGTGGTGCTTTTAACAATCTCTACTTCAGACTGGTAAGCCGGGTAATCCAGCAGTACATTAAACATAAAACGGTCCAGCTGTGCCTCTGGCAGTGGGTAGGTACCCTCCTGCTCAATCGGGTTCTGGGTGGCCAGTACAAAAAACGGACGCTCCAGCTTAAACTCCTGTCCCGCAATTGTTACAGAGTATTCCTGCATACTTTCCAGCAGGGCAGCCTGTGTTTTTGGCGGGGTACGGTTTATTTCGTCGGCCAATATAATGTTGGCAAATACCGGCCCCTTAATAAATTTAAAATTACGGTCTTTATCCAGCGTTTCAGAGCCCAGAATATCAGAGGGCATCAGGTCCGGTGTAAACTGTATGCGGTTATAACTAAGGTGCAGCGTAGCAGCCAGCGTCTGTATCAGCCTGGTTTTAGCCAGACCTGGTACGCCAATCAGCAAACTGTGCCCCTGGCAAAAAATAGAGGTGAGCAGCAGCCTAACTACTTCATCCTGCCCTATAATTATTTTTTGAACTTCCTTCTGCAGTCGCTGATAGGCTGCATGCAGGCCATCGGCAGCTTCTACTTCAGATGCAAAGCGTTTCTCCATGAGTGAGTTTTAGGTATTGAGTATCAGGTAACGGGTATTAAAACAGGAAATCTAAGAATAAGTAAGAGAAAGTCTCAATACTCTTAACCCAATACTAATTTGCTATGTTACAATAGTCGTATTCAGGATCGATATCAATAAATACCTCTCCAACAGCATCATTAAACCAGCGCGCAATAATCTTGTTTTTCTTCTCGTTTAGGGCAGCTGCCTGTATTTTCTGGTAATCGTCTTTCAGGTTTGCCTCATGCGGACCAACCTTAGACTTGTAGTAGACAATGCGCACGGCTGCTTTACCATCTGCTGTACGGTAAGGGATTGGTTTAGTGATGTTACCTACTTTCATGGTATCAATCACAAAATACAGCGATGGATCAATATCTTCCACAGAAGTAGTTTGCGAACCATCGGCATCTACAAAATATCCGCCGCTGGATTGTGTTGCTTTATCTTCTGAATATTCTTTAGCTGCTTTGGAAAAGCTTATTTTCCCGCTCTGGATAACATTGCGCAAGCTATCCAGGTACTGCTCGGCCAGCCTAATATCTGTTTCACTCGAGTTAGGCTTCATTAAAATATGGCGGCTGTTGTAAGTGTTACCCCTGCGCTCAATCAGCTGAATAATATGGAAACCAAATTCTGTTTCTACCGGCTGCGAAATCTCGCCCGGCCTCATGCGCAGTGCGGTAGCCTCAAACTGAGGAGCAAGCTCACCGCGCTTCCAAAAGCCAAGTTCGCCGCCAGTGGCTGCAGAACCGGGGTCTTCAGAAAACTCCCTGGCCATTTCCGCAAAGGTAACTTCGTTGCTCAGAATCCGCTCCCGGATATCCTGCAGTTGCTTACTCACCTTTGCCTTTTGCTCTTTGCTGATTACAGGCAATTTAACAATGTGGCCTACCGTAACCTCTGTTGAAAAGTATGGTAAGCTGTCGGCTGGGATACGGTTAAAAAACCGGCGAACTTCTGCAGGGGTTACACTTACATCTTTGGTAATATGCTCCTGCATACGCGAAACAAGCAGCTGCTCTTTCATACGGCCGCGCAGCTCTGCCTTAAACTGGCTTAGGGGCTTGTTATAGTACTTCTCAATTTCTTCCTCGCCACCCAATTGCTGCACCATATATTGCATACGGCGCTCCAGCTCGCGATTCACCTCGGCATCGGTAACCGTAATAGAGTCGATTTCGGCTTTGGCCAGCATAAGTTTATTTTGCACCAGGTTGCGCAAAACCTCACACTTTGTTACCGTGCCAAACTGCCCCTGCGACTGCAGGTCGAGGTAAGTCAGGTCCAGTTCAGATCTCAGAGCAATGTAGTTATCTACCTTTGCCACAATTTTATCTACTACCTGCCGGTTTGCCTGTGGGGCCGCAGACTGCGCAGCGGCAGCCAGGGAGCTTAGGCAAAGAACAGCCAGGAGCAGGGCTTTACAGCTATTTTTCATATACCTCGAAAGCATTGTTCTTACGTGCATTTTCATATATCTCTTCTTCCAGTCTGGCGGCCAGCTCGGTTTTTCGCCTGCTGACAATAATAGTTTCTATCTGGTCCCGAACAAACTCTAACGGAGATATTTCGTCCGTTATTTTATAATCCTGGATTTTCAGGAAGTAAACGTTTTCCTCATCAGAGGTTTCGGCATACTTATTATTCTTTAACCACTGTACCTTGTTAGGAATTCCAGCCAGGGGTGTATTCATGATCAGTTCGTCAAAATTTACCCACACCCCGTCATCAAGCATATAATCTGTTGCAAAGCGGTAAGCATAAGACTTTACCTTTTCCCTGTCGCCCGGCTTTTGCAGGGGCATGAACTCGCGCAAATTATTAATTTTAGGAGCATTTTTAGGCACTTTCACAAACAGACCCCGGATGATGTTCTGCTTTAGCTGAAAATTGTCTTTGTTGCTTTCATAATACTGCTGCACTTCTTCTTCAGAGACAGCCCTTTCCAGATGTTTGCTAACATACTGCTTTTCATACTCATAAACCATGAGTGAATAGCGGTAGTCCTGCACTTTACGTTCCAGTTCCTGCTGATCAAGCTCTATTTTTCTGGCTGCTTCAGATATTAACAGCTGCTTGCGTACCCAGCTACGAATATAACGATCGGCCATACGGCCGCTGTCTTCTGCATTGATGCCTTTAGGCAGCAGTTCGCTAAGATCTCTGGCATACAGGTACTGGTCGTGCACCCGTGCCACAACCTGCTCTCCTCCGGCTGCGCTACCGGACTTAGGGCGAAAGTAATCGCAACCTGCCACCAATAGCAACACCACAATAACAAAGTACTTATCTATTCTGCCCAACCTGATCCAACAGTTTTTGTAGCTCTTTCTTATTAACGCGCACCTCGTACTTTTCGCGCAGGCGTGCCACCCATTGTTGCTCCAGGTAGGTTTGATAATCAGAAACTGCCTGTCCGCGTACATCAGACAACTGCTTGGGTCCTGCCGGAAGTACCTCATCTACCACCACCAGGTAGTGGCGCCCATCCTGCACCAACCTGTAGCGTCCTTTTTCCCATTTCACAGCATCAACCACCGGGTGATCGGCACGCTCAAACGGCCCCTCGATTACCTGCAGGCTCAAGGGGTTCTGTGTACTGAAGATTTGCTCCAGTGCCGTGGGCGATGTGCTTACC of the Flammeovirgaceae bacterium 311 genome contains:
- the pheS gene encoding phenylalanyl-tRNA ligase subunit alpha (COG0016 Phenylalanyl-tRNA synthetase alpha subunit) gives rise to the protein MAVNLQAIKDEILAYTVSTEEDLEQFRRQYIGRNNMIAALFAEMKNLPVEERKSYGQQINELKDAATDKFGALIAQLEANGQQQQEEHPDLSLPPRPDALGGIHPITATRRQIIRIFERVGFNVSEGPEIEDDWHNFSALNFPENHPAREMQDTFFIEKKPDIALRTHTSSVQVRVMEGQKPPIRTLSPGRVYRNEAISARAHCVFHQVEGLFIDKGVSFADLKQTLYYFAKEMFGQNIKVRFRPSYFPFTEPSAEMDISCLICGGSGCNVCKHSGWVEILGSGMVDPAVLQNCGIDPEEYSGFAFGMGIERITMLKYGIKDLRLFTENDVRFLRQFRSLI
- a CDS encoding 3-hydroxyacyl-CoA dehydrogenase nad-binding protein (COG1250 3-hydroxyacyl-CoA dehydrogenase) gives rise to the protein MQLKNIKTVGVVGAGTMGLGIAQVCALAGYTTLIFDARQEAVAAAMRKIEENLDKGIEKKKLTRKQKDKALNRLEPVVHIKGMVADLIIEAVVERLDVKHQIFEFLEKNNSPETILATNTSSIPVTRIAASLKHPERVVGMHFFNPAHIMKLVEVIAGAETSDKVTKVSKAFAEKLGKTAIIAKDAPGFIVNRVARHYYVESLLLAEENIADFDAIDDLLEASGFKMGPFRLMDLIGVDTNFSVTTSMYNAFWQAPKFRPSRLQQLKVDAGHTGRKSGRGFYTYEEDKS
- a CDS encoding hypothetical protein (COG3668 Plasmid stabilization system protein), encoding MTKDHGNQIKNDKQYEALRDQGYSKEKSARIANADAHETGKKGGSSSKYEDRTKEELYQKAKEVGIKGRSKMSKEELIDALRNH
- a CDS encoding hypothetical protein (COG1573 Uracil-DNA glycosylase); the protein is MEIQAYQKKCYRQYKKSIGYPAERSYLWGNPVEVVVPAETAVGGAMVVGFYPPAKTYEVKDQKEVPLYSANFPYSDEHFFDGREIKRIGGSEYLDEVLEKLGLERSSSWITTLIKVYLFSSKDVVKYNKLGNFKVAPDEFNFKEWGEKSLPWLEDEVLLAQPKVILLSGLETISLFFDVSPTKAKHLIDGELRELKFGRKRVPALCLQEMELMVNNNKRNPWPEVFEGRVLPAARKALAGLSL
- a CDS encoding ATPase AAA (COG0714 MoxR-like ATPases) yields the protein MEKRFASEVEAADGLHAAYQRLQKEVQKIIIGQDEVVRLLLTSIFCQGHSLLIGVPGLAKTRLIQTLAATLHLSYNRIQFTPDLMPSDILGSETLDKDRNFKFIKGPVFANIILADEINRTPPKTQAALLESMQEYSVTIAGQEFKLERPFFVLATQNPIEQEGTYPLPEAQLDRFMFNVLLDYPAYQSEVEIVKSTTTANQATVNQILTAEEILFYQQLVRQVPIADNVIEYAVKLVHKTRPGRAGAHELANQYLEWGAGPRASQNMVLGAKCNALLNGKYSPDIEDVQAVAKPILRHRLVRNFKADAEGYTVDSIIERLL
- a CDS encoding ppic-type peptidyl-prolyl cis-trans isomerase (COG0760 Parvulin-like peptidyl-prolyl isomerase), coding for MKNSCKALLLAVLCLSSLAAAAQSAAPQANRQVVDKIVAKVDNYIALRSELDLTYLDLQSQGQFGTVTKCEVLRNLVQNKLMLAKAEIDSITVTDAEVNRELERRMQYMVQQLGGEEEIEKYYNKPLSQFKAELRGRMKEQLLVSRMQEHITKDVSVTPAEVRRFFNRIPADSLPYFSTEVTVGHIVKLPVISKEQKAKVSKQLQDIRERILSNEVTFAEMAREFSEDPGSAATGGELGFWKRGELAPQFEATALRMRPGEISQPVETEFGFHIIQLIERRGNTYNSRHILMKPNSSETDIRLAEQYLDSLRNVIQSGKISFSKAAKEYSEDKATQSSGGYFVDADGSQTTSVEDIDPSLYFVIDTMKVGNITKPIPYRTADGKAAVRIVYYKSKVGPHEANLKDDYQKIQAAALNEKKNKIIARWFNDAVGEVFIDIDPEYDYCNIAN